The Halomicronema hongdechloris C2206 genome includes a window with the following:
- a CDS encoding TRAP transporter substrate-binding protein has product MKRRHIIRYGAGAAGVAALAACNANTDTASAPTSTTGSDLPQVRWRMATSWPQSLDTIFGGAQTVCDRVSALSGGRFTIEPYAAGEIVPGLQVLDAVQSGTVECGHSASYYYVGKNPALAFGTTVPFGLNAQQQNAWFYHGGGLDTMHRLYADFGVINFPAGNTGTQMGGWFKQPINSVSDLQGLKMRIPGLGGEVMSRLGVNVQVLPGGEIFLALDRGAIDAAEWVGPYDDEKLGLNDAAQYYYYPGWWEPGATLEAQVNLQAWESLPQEYQEIFKTAAYEANINMLAQYDSLNGAALQRLMDGGTQLTPYSDEIMAAAEAASLEFYEENANQDATFKEVYEQWRTFRQEVYAWNRVNELSFARFSNRES; this is encoded by the coding sequence ATGAAACGCCGACACATCATTCGCTACGGGGCCGGAGCCGCTGGAGTCGCCGCCTTGGCCGCCTGCAACGCCAATACCGATACCGCCTCTGCTCCCACCAGCACCACCGGCAGCGATCTGCCCCAGGTGCGCTGGCGCATGGCCACCAGCTGGCCCCAGTCCCTCGATACCATCTTCGGCGGGGCCCAGACCGTTTGCGATCGCGTCAGTGCCCTCAGCGGCGGTCGCTTCACCATCGAACCCTACGCCGCCGGGGAAATCGTGCCCGGCTTGCAAGTGCTAGATGCGGTCCAATCCGGCACGGTGGAATGCGGTCACAGCGCCAGCTATTACTACGTCGGCAAGAACCCGGCCCTGGCCTTCGGTACCACCGTCCCCTTCGGCCTCAACGCCCAGCAACAAAATGCCTGGTTCTACCACGGCGGCGGCCTCGACACCATGCATCGCCTCTATGCCGACTTCGGCGTCATCAACTTCCCGGCCGGTAACACCGGCACCCAGATGGGCGGCTGGTTCAAACAGCCCATCAACAGCGTCAGCGACCTGCAGGGACTGAAAATGCGGATTCCCGGCCTGGGCGGCGAAGTCATGTCGCGGCTGGGGGTGAATGTGCAGGTGCTGCCGGGGGGTGAAATCTTCCTGGCCTTAGATCGGGGGGCCATCGACGCCGCCGAATGGGTCGGTCCCTACGACGACGAGAAGCTCGGTCTCAACGACGCCGCCCAATACTACTACTACCCCGGCTGGTGGGAACCCGGCGCCACCCTAGAAGCCCAGGTGAATCTGCAGGCCTGGGAAAGTCTGCCCCAGGAGTACCAGGAGATCTTCAAAACCGCCGCCTACGAGGCCAACATCAACATGCTGGCCCAATACGACTCCCTCAACGGTGCCGCCCTACAGCGGCTCATGGACGGCGGCACCCAGCTCACCCCCTACAGCGACGAGATCATGGCCGCGGCCGAGGCAGCCTCTCTGGAGTTCTACGAGGAAAACGCCAACCAAGACGCCACCTTCAAAGAGGTCTACGAACAGTGGCGCACCTTCCGCCAGGAGGTCTACGCCTGGAACCGCGTCAACGAACTCAGCTTCGCCCGCTTTAGCAACCGCGAGAGTTGA
- a CDS encoding pyridoxal phosphate-dependent aminotransferase, which yields MTIADRVNRVTPSMTLAISAKAKAMKAEGLDVCSFSAGEPDFDTPDHIKAAAKQALDQGKTRYGPAAGEPALRRAIAQKLQQDNDLCYGPENIIVTNGGKHSLYNLMMTLIGPGDEVIIPAPYWVSYPEMVTLAGGTPVIVPTDLAGGYKITPEQLRRHITPQTRLFILNSPSNPTGTVYSPEEIKALAEVVIEADIWVVSDEIYEKIRYDDVPHLSIGAIGPEAYQRTLLSNGFAKAYAMTGWRIGYLAGPVELIRAMNTLQSHSTSNVCTFAQYGAIAALEGPQDCIATMGHAFAQRRQVMLKAIHSIPGLSCATPQGAFYLYVDISALAVPSLDFCSQLLEEKYVATIPGVAFGAEGSIRLSYATDLETIERGLERLAAFVRSRS from the coding sequence CTGACAATTGCAGATCGAGTCAATCGTGTCACCCCGTCCATGACCCTGGCGATCTCGGCCAAGGCCAAGGCGATGAAAGCCGAGGGCCTGGATGTCTGTAGTTTCAGCGCTGGGGAGCCAGATTTCGACACCCCCGATCACATCAAGGCGGCGGCAAAACAGGCCCTGGATCAGGGCAAGACCCGCTATGGTCCTGCCGCCGGGGAGCCGGCCTTGCGGCGGGCCATCGCCCAGAAGCTGCAGCAGGACAATGATCTCTGCTATGGCCCCGAAAATATCATCGTCACCAATGGCGGCAAACACAGCCTCTACAACCTGATGATGACCCTGATTGGGCCTGGGGATGAGGTAATTATCCCGGCCCCTTACTGGGTTAGCTATCCGGAGATGGTGACCCTAGCCGGTGGCACGCCGGTGATTGTGCCCACCGATTTAGCGGGAGGCTATAAGATCACCCCGGAGCAACTGCGCCGCCATATCACGCCTCAGACCCGCCTCTTCATCCTCAATTCCCCCAGCAATCCCACCGGCACCGTCTATAGTCCAGAGGAGATCAAGGCCTTAGCAGAGGTGGTCATAGAGGCGGATATTTGGGTGGTCTCCGATGAAATCTACGAAAAGATCCGCTACGACGACGTCCCTCACCTCAGCATCGGCGCTATTGGCCCAGAAGCCTATCAGCGCACCCTGCTCAGTAACGGCTTTGCCAAGGCCTATGCCATGACCGGTTGGCGCATTGGTTACTTGGCCGGGCCGGTGGAGTTGATTCGGGCCATGAATACTCTGCAGAGCCACAGTACTTCTAATGTCTGCACCTTTGCCCAGTACGGTGCGATCGCAGCTCTGGAAGGCCCCCAAGACTGTATCGCCACCATGGGCCATGCCTTTGCCCAACGGCGACAGGTGATGCTGAAGGCCATCCATAGCATTCCCGGCCTCAGCTGTGCCACCCCCCAGGGAGCCTTTTACCTCTACGTGGATATCAGCGCCCTCGCGGTTCCGTCCCTGGACTTCTGCAGTCAACTCCTAGAGGAAAAATACGTCGCCACTATCCCCGGAGTCGCCTTTGGGGCCGAGGGCTCTATCCGTCTCTCCTATGCTACCGATCTGGAAACCATCGAGCGCGGCCTCGAGCGTCTAGCCGCCTTCGTGCGGTCGCGGTCCTAA
- the lipA gene encoding lipoyl synthase has protein sequence MSPQPQSSPAPELTQLPTWLKRPIGKASELSRVQKIIKQRQIHTICEEGRCPNRGECYAQGTATFLLMGPTCTRSCAFCQVDKGHAPMALDPEEPRKVAESVQLLGLRYVVLTSVARDDLPDQGAAWFVQTMAAIRAICPETQIEVLTPDFWGGPEPQRQQYQRLATVVGAGPACFNHNIETVQRLQGPVRRGAKYERSLDVLRQVKAIDSSVPTKSGLMLGHGETEAEVIEALADLRAVACDRITLGQYMRPSLAHRPVQHYWTPEAFERLGAMATTMGFAHVRSGPLVRSSYHAGEA, from the coding sequence ATGTCACCCCAGCCCCAGTCCTCTCCCGCCCCCGAGCTGACCCAGCTACCTACTTGGTTGAAGCGCCCCATCGGTAAAGCCAGCGAGCTCTCCAGGGTGCAAAAGATCATCAAGCAGCGTCAGATTCACACCATCTGCGAGGAGGGGCGCTGCCCTAACCGGGGCGAGTGCTACGCCCAGGGCACGGCCACCTTTCTCTTGATGGGGCCCACCTGCACCCGCTCCTGCGCCTTTTGCCAGGTGGATAAGGGCCATGCGCCCATGGCCCTGGATCCAGAAGAACCGCGCAAGGTGGCGGAGTCGGTGCAACTGCTGGGGCTGCGCTATGTGGTGTTGACCTCGGTGGCTCGCGATGATCTGCCCGACCAAGGGGCGGCATGGTTCGTGCAGACCATGGCTGCCATTCGGGCCATCTGCCCCGAGACCCAGATCGAGGTGCTGACCCCCGACTTTTGGGGGGGCCCGGAGCCCCAACGACAGCAGTATCAGCGCCTTGCCACGGTGGTAGGGGCGGGTCCGGCTTGCTTTAACCACAACATCGAGACGGTGCAACGGTTGCAGGGGCCGGTGCGGCGGGGGGCCAAGTATGAGCGCAGCCTGGATGTGCTGCGACAGGTGAAGGCGATTGATTCGTCAGTGCCGACGAAATCGGGGCTGATGCTGGGCCATGGCGAAACCGAGGCAGAGGTGATCGAGGCCCTGGCGGATCTGCGGGCGGTGGCATGCGATCGCATCACCCTGGGCCAATACATGCGCCCCTCCCTGGCCCATCGCCCGGTGCAGCACTACTGGACTCCCGAGGCCTTCGAGCGCCTGGGGGCCATGGCCACAACCATGGGCTTTGCCCACGTGCGCTCGGGGCCGCTGGTGCGCAGCTCCTACCACGCCGGCGAGGCATAA
- a CDS encoding response regulator has translation MASHKILVIDDSRVIRMRVRDMLPQGNFEVIEAQDGVEGMSAIQDQRPNLIMLDFLLPRKSGWEVFQEIQARPDLQHIPLVLMSGRKEEVTEKIQEPFEYFEFIQKPFDQKELIGAIKGAMAKARKARPAQAAAPAAEAPPGEAAAGGIDPADYQALVAKVNHLQAEVNQLKGQLAKMLAFIKQKLK, from the coding sequence GTGGCAAGTCACAAAATTCTGGTCATTGACGACAGCCGTGTCATCCGCATGCGGGTTCGCGATATGTTACCTCAGGGCAATTTTGAGGTGATCGAAGCCCAAGATGGGGTGGAGGGCATGAGTGCCATTCAAGATCAGCGGCCCAATCTGATCATGTTGGACTTTTTGCTGCCCCGTAAAAGCGGTTGGGAAGTCTTTCAAGAAATTCAGGCTCGCCCCGACCTGCAGCATATTCCGCTGGTGCTGATGTCGGGCCGCAAGGAAGAGGTGACTGAGAAGATTCAAGAACCCTTCGAGTATTTTGAGTTCATTCAGAAACCCTTCGACCAGAAAGAATTGATTGGCGCCATTAAGGGGGCCATGGCCAAGGCCCGCAAGGCTCGCCCGGCCCAGGCGGCTGCCCCTGCCGCCGAGGCTCCGCCAGGGGAGGCTGCTGCTGGCGGCATCGATCCAGCCGATTATCAAGCACTGGTGGCTAAGGTGAATCACCTACAAGCCGAGGTGAACCAACTCAAGGGGCAACTGGCCAAGATGCTGGCCTTTATCAAGCAGAAGTTGAAGTAA